One window from the genome of Nocardioides sp. encodes:
- a CDS encoding conjugal transfer protein TrbL, which yields MGVCDVPVIHTVCNVAGDAAGAVVTAPFDWLAQAMGGAAEYMFESVWKVIDSTTYVDVTSGEYTKVYNILFGIAVFVMLGFFLLQVIGGMIHREPAALSRAALGLAKSILGSFVALTLLTTALEVTDQLCIGIVNAAGTNMNEMGDRIAVLAGGLGAINVAAPGAGAVLTFFLAGLAITGALIVWISLLVRKALLLIAIVFAPIALAGSSWDHTRSWVSRWVTFVIAMILSKVVLVVMFLLATAQVSAPIDADLESVSQPIAGVVLMLMAGFAPYMTYKAISFMGFDMYHAMSAEQEAKSALNRPLPIPLGRIGGAAQPTKVLGDSSGGGTSAAGGSSGGSPTPAAPTASGSGGGSAGAGASSGASGASGASGASGASGGGAAAAGGAVAAGAVVAAKAAAAGPKLGNFVAAQANRHADASQAAAPSAMPPHVADSEISGTRG from the coding sequence ATGGGTGTCTGCGATGTCCCGGTGATCCACACCGTCTGCAACGTCGCCGGTGACGCGGCCGGCGCGGTCGTCACCGCGCCGTTCGACTGGCTGGCCCAGGCGATGGGCGGTGCCGCGGAGTACATGTTCGAGTCCGTCTGGAAGGTCATCGACTCCACGACTTACGTCGACGTGACCAGCGGCGAGTACACGAAGGTTTACAACATCCTGTTCGGGATCGCGGTCTTCGTGATGCTCGGGTTCTTCCTGCTTCAGGTCATCGGCGGGATGATCCACCGCGAGCCGGCCGCCCTGTCCAGAGCCGCGTTGGGGTTGGCCAAGTCGATCCTCGGCTCATTCGTCGCTCTCACCCTGTTGACCACCGCGCTCGAGGTCACCGACCAGCTGTGCATCGGCATCGTCAACGCCGCTGGCACGAACATGAACGAGATGGGCGACAGGATCGCCGTCCTGGCTGGTGGGCTCGGTGCGATCAACGTCGCCGCGCCCGGTGCGGGCGCCGTACTCACGTTCTTCCTCGCCGGGCTGGCGATCACCGGGGCCCTGATCGTGTGGATCAGCCTGCTGGTCCGCAAGGCGCTGCTGCTCATCGCGATCGTGTTCGCGCCGATCGCGCTCGCTGGGTCGAGCTGGGACCACACCCGCAGCTGGGTGAGCAGGTGGGTGACCTTCGTGATCGCGATGATCCTCAGCAAGGTCGTCCTCGTCGTGATGTTCCTCCTGGCCACCGCCCAGGTCTCTGCACCGATAGACGCTGATCTGGAGTCGGTCAGCCAACCGATCGCAGGGGTCGTCCTCATGCTCATGGCCGGGTTCGCGCCCTACATGACCTACAAGGCGATCTCCTTCATGGGCTTCGACATGTACCACGCGATGTCGGCCGAACAGGAAGCCAAGTCCGCCCTCAACCGCCCGCTGCCGATCCCGCTGGGACGCATCGGCGGTGCCGCCCAACCCACCAAGGTCCTCGGCGACAGCTCGGGAGGGGGTACGTCGGCCGCTGGCGGATCGTCGGGCGGAAGCCCCACTCCGGCTGCGCCGACCGCGTCCGGCTCGGGCGGAGGCTCGGCAGGGGCGGGAGCGAGCTCGGGGGCTTCGGGTGCTTCGGGGGCTTCGGGTGCTTCGGGGGCTTCGGGGGGAGGTGCAGCCGCGGCCGGCGGAGCCGTGGCGGCCGGAGCAGTGGTTGCCGCGAAGGCAGCCGCAGCCGGACCCAAGTTGGGGAACTTCGTTGCCGCGCAGGCCAACAGGCACGCCGACGCCAGCCAAGCGGCAGCTCCTTCCGCGATGCCGCCCCATGTCGCGGACTCCGAGATCTCCGGAACCCGGGGCTGA
- a CDS encoding DUF6112 family protein translates to MFRLYNQIVLPLDITISPNSNGLPGISQLRHIVGASMTVGLVLAVLALIISAIVWAMGANSSNPHLAGRGKLGVLVALGAAVVCGASVTLVNFFWNVGQSVA, encoded by the coding sequence ATGTTCCGCCTCTACAACCAGATCGTGTTGCCGCTCGACATCACCATCAGCCCGAACTCGAACGGCCTGCCGGGCATCAGCCAACTGCGTCACATCGTTGGCGCCTCCATGACGGTCGGGCTGGTGCTCGCCGTACTCGCCCTGATCATCTCCGCGATCGTCTGGGCCATGGGCGCGAACTCGTCCAACCCACATCTGGCTGGCCGCGGCAAGCTCGGCGTACTCGTCGCACTCGGAGCCGCAGTGGTCTGCGGTGCATCGGTGACACTGGTGAACTTCTTCTGGAACGTCGGCCAGTCCGTCGCCTGA
- a CDS encoding ParB N-terminal domain-containing protein, whose amino-acid sequence MSDATGHIELERNIDGIVVGVRHRKDLGDIDSLMRSIEEVGLLQPITITPDGVLVCGRRRLEAVRRLGWHTLKVWVRSRISDELSHVLAQQAENTERKPLTQLEAAAMFREVKLLMEEDSERRQRASQFGATSSTGEGNGAGHCPAPRGEGDTRNQAAQFVTGTQSYHRLEKIGWLEDVKNDETRPATVRSLAREALEHIEQGAAVDPAYKRVRAADRLASAPGFQDPEPDPDLARRAEEALERARAEDRKKRAARRKRVTRSQSKPVRAFVLTWGELVGWSEGYDVDEVAAKLSDEEWNGFESAVAETIAFAERLRAARQHLAESA is encoded by the coding sequence ATGTCCGACGCCACCGGCCACATCGAACTCGAACGGAACATCGACGGCATCGTCGTCGGCGTACGGCATCGCAAGGACCTCGGCGACATCGACAGTCTGATGCGCTCGATCGAAGAAGTCGGCCTGCTCCAGCCCATCACCATCACCCCCGACGGGGTGCTGGTGTGCGGTCGCCGCCGACTGGAGGCCGTACGCCGGCTCGGCTGGCACACCTTGAAGGTATGGGTCCGATCTCGCATCAGCGACGAGCTGTCGCATGTGCTCGCGCAGCAGGCGGAGAATACCGAACGCAAGCCGCTGACGCAGCTCGAGGCCGCCGCGATGTTCCGCGAGGTCAAGCTCCTGATGGAGGAGGACTCGGAGCGTAGGCAGCGCGCCTCTCAGTTCGGCGCGACCTCGTCGACCGGTGAGGGCAACGGTGCCGGACACTGTCCGGCACCGCGCGGAGAGGGCGACACCCGCAACCAGGCGGCCCAGTTCGTCACCGGGACGCAGTCCTATCACCGGCTGGAGAAGATCGGCTGGCTCGAGGACGTCAAGAACGACGAGACCCGGCCTGCGACGGTCCGATCGCTAGCGCGTGAGGCTCTGGAACACATCGAGCAGGGTGCGGCGGTGGATCCGGCGTACAAGCGGGTGCGTGCCGCCGACCGCCTCGCCAGCGCGCCCGGATTCCAGGACCCCGAACCCGATCCCGACCTGGCCCGCCGCGCCGAAGAGGCGCTGGAACGGGCGAGGGCCGAGGACCGCAAGAAGCGGGCCGCGCGGCGCAAGCGGGTCACGCGCAGCCAGAGCAAGCCCGTGCGAGCGTTCGTGCTGACCTGGGGCGAGCTCGTCGGCTGGTCCGAGGGGTACGACGTCGACGAGGTCGCCGCCAAGCTCAGCGACGAGGAATGGAACGGCTTCGAGAGCGCCGTCGCCGAGACGATCGCGTTCGCCGAGCGCCTCCGCGCGGCTCGTCAGCACCTGGCCGAGTCGGCGTAG
- a CDS encoding DUF6112 family protein, which yields MTQRSSSALRIGPDFGAVGGAGELRSIVGALLTYSVIIAVLMLVICSATWALASHSGSWHTAQKAKTGMFVALGGATLTGAALTWANWLLGIGAHL from the coding sequence ATGACACAACGCTCATCCAGCGCCCTACGAATCGGCCCCGACTTCGGCGCCGTCGGAGGGGCCGGCGAACTCCGCTCCATCGTCGGCGCGCTGCTGACCTACAGCGTGATCATCGCCGTTCTCATGCTCGTCATCTGCTCAGCAACCTGGGCGCTCGCGTCCCACTCTGGGAGTTGGCACACGGCGCAGAAGGCGAAGACCGGCATGTTCGTTGCCCTCGGCGGGGCGACGCTGACGGGTGCGGCGTTGACGTGGGCGAACTGGCTGCTGGGCATCGGCGCCCACCTGTAG
- a CDS encoding endonuclease/exonuclease/phosphatase family protein: MRIVTWNVAGKWRTGHQDLLHALDADVLLLTEVPIEGALEGYHQHTSRASMAGSTKKWAAVFARSELTPLPDPHPASAAAVVGGATVISSIMPWPRAGTLWPWGSPDHTERMAETASAVLETVVPGETIWGGDWNTPLTGNLSGFARASQAALLDALNGQPFQVPTKDLLAKSDLQSSIDHIAVPDSWETLHAERVRTDTLSDHDAYWIEVLPHPS; encoded by the coding sequence ATGCGCATCGTCACCTGGAACGTCGCTGGCAAGTGGCGCACTGGCCACCAGGACCTGCTCCACGCCCTGGACGCGGACGTGCTGCTGCTGACCGAGGTCCCCATCGAAGGTGCTCTTGAGGGCTACCACCAACACACGAGCCGCGCCTCCATGGCGGGCTCCACAAAGAAGTGGGCCGCAGTGTTCGCTCGCTCCGAACTCACGCCACTCCCAGATCCGCACCCCGCGTCAGCGGCCGCCGTGGTGGGAGGCGCGACCGTGATCTCGTCGATCATGCCCTGGCCCCGGGCCGGAACCCTCTGGCCATGGGGCTCGCCCGACCACACCGAACGGATGGCCGAGACCGCCTCAGCCGTCCTCGAAACAGTCGTGCCAGGAGAGACGATCTGGGGCGGCGACTGGAACACGCCGCTCACGGGCAACCTCTCCGGGTTCGCCCGAGCGTCCCAGGCCGCGCTCCTTGACGCCCTCAACGGGCAACCGTTCCAAGTGCCGACCAAGGATCTCCTCGCGAAGAGCGACCTACAGAGCTCGATCGACCACATCGCCGTACCTGATTCCTGGGAGACCCTGCACGCAGAACGCGTCCGCACCGACACGCTCTCTGACCACGACGCGTACTGGATCGAGGTCCTGCCGCATCCGAGCTGA
- a CDS encoding serine/arginine repetitive matrix protein 2, protein MTTFETSEGLRHLLERLADAGHGAWSTDPEAAELMVFTIQKYRSLAQKHHCQPEDSAAAAFEAMRTDAVRRAHDPWAVVTRAVQVTMIAEERANGLLCSPAQARRTQVSCHHDARRFSDSEANLLDFHPALRADLSAPAAPTRSPDLPTGAFEAIDQAIALFVALGWPLNTATCALDYIAARLIECGNRATTHAMLRRDHSARALLDLDRPAWATLLRLTLGAQSPGLKSTYAGHGILLQLLIGDNVTDLLADDELILEISQTAPRAVRRSEVA, encoded by the coding sequence ATGACCACCTTTGAGACCAGCGAGGGTCTGAGGCACCTGCTCGAACGGCTCGCCGACGCCGGGCACGGCGCCTGGTCCACCGACCCGGAGGCCGCCGAACTGATGGTCTTCACGATCCAGAAGTACCGGTCGCTCGCACAGAAGCACCACTGCCAGCCCGAGGACTCCGCGGCCGCAGCGTTCGAGGCGATGCGCACCGATGCCGTACGCCGCGCCCACGACCCGTGGGCGGTCGTGACGCGAGCCGTGCAGGTCACCATGATCGCCGAAGAGCGCGCGAACGGGCTGCTCTGCTCCCCGGCCCAGGCGCGTCGTACCCAGGTCTCGTGCCACCACGACGCACGCCGGTTCAGTGACTCCGAGGCCAACCTGTTGGACTTCCACCCGGCCCTGCGAGCCGACCTCAGTGCGCCCGCGGCCCCCACCCGCTCACCCGACCTTCCCACCGGCGCGTTCGAAGCGATCGACCAGGCGATCGCGCTGTTCGTTGCCCTGGGATGGCCGCTGAACACCGCGACATGCGCCCTGGACTACATCGCCGCCCGGCTCATCGAGTGCGGCAACCGTGCCACCACCCACGCGATGCTGCGGCGCGACCACTCTGCCCGCGCCCTGCTCGACCTCGACCGCCCGGCCTGGGCCACGCTCCTGCGACTCACCCTCGGTGCCCAGAGCCCGGGGTTGAAGAGCACGTACGCCGGCCACGGCATCCTGCTCCAACTCCTGATCGGCGACAACGTCACCGACCTTCTGGCCGACGACGAACTGATCCTGGAGATCAGCCAGACCGCACCCCGCGCGGTGCGCCGGAGCGAGGTCGCGTAG
- a CDS encoding ATP-binding protein encodes MTRDGERLHSSVLISPRREKRSERKRRTAAARSLTTADREQRRTTAKRKHDDLAAERRSTETLPRAGESGPAALRTPGRFRIPRHQDTSATLAGAYPFLAEGGLGSEGVFVGQDLYSGSSFVYDPWVLYSRGLITAPNLVLAGIVGSGKSSLAKSLYTRSIPFGRRVYVPGDPKGEHTPVAEAVGGKAIALGHGMANRLNPLDEGHRPAGLDDAQWASQVTSRRRALIGALAETVLDRRLTPLEHTAVDLALDRTVRGADVPVLPMVVDRLLTPDRDDDHDGRLTEDGRLVGHALRRLVAGDLAGLFDGPSTVWFDPSLPMISLDLSRVTENATLVSVLMTCASAWMESALMDPAGGQRWVVYDEAWRLMSHPALLRRMDAHWRLARHYGIANMLIFHKLSDLDNVGDSGSAMRALASSLLANAETRIVYRQESDQLGPTSAALGLTGTEQSLIPTLGTGQGLWRIKHRSFVVQHQMHPAELELFDTTSRMTG; translated from the coding sequence GTGACCCGCGACGGCGAGCGGCTCCATTCGAGCGTGCTCATCTCCCCACGCCGAGAGAAGCGTTCAGAACGCAAGCGGCGTACAGCGGCGGCACGATCACTCACGACCGCCGATCGCGAGCAGCGTCGTACGACGGCCAAGCGCAAGCACGACGACCTCGCCGCCGAACGTCGCTCGACCGAGACGCTTCCCCGTGCGGGCGAGTCTGGACCTGCGGCCCTGCGCACGCCCGGCAGGTTCCGAATCCCCCGCCACCAGGACACCTCGGCCACTCTCGCCGGCGCGTACCCGTTCCTGGCCGAAGGCGGACTCGGAAGCGAGGGCGTGTTCGTCGGCCAGGACCTCTACTCCGGGTCCTCGTTCGTCTACGACCCGTGGGTCCTCTACTCCCGCGGTCTCATCACCGCACCCAACCTCGTGCTGGCCGGGATCGTCGGCTCCGGCAAGTCCAGCCTCGCCAAGAGCCTCTACACCCGCTCCATCCCGTTCGGCCGCCGCGTGTACGTGCCCGGTGACCCCAAGGGCGAACACACCCCGGTCGCCGAAGCCGTCGGCGGGAAAGCGATCGCGCTCGGGCACGGCATGGCGAACCGGCTCAACCCGCTCGACGAAGGGCACCGTCCCGCAGGCCTCGACGACGCCCAATGGGCCAGCCAGGTCACCAGCCGCCGCCGCGCCCTCATCGGCGCACTCGCCGAGACCGTCCTCGACCGCCGCCTCACCCCGCTCGAACACACCGCCGTGGACCTCGCACTCGACCGCACTGTCCGCGGCGCCGATGTACCCGTGCTCCCGATGGTCGTCGACCGGCTCCTGACCCCCGACCGCGACGACGACCACGACGGACGCCTCACCGAGGACGGACGCCTCGTCGGCCACGCCCTGCGACGACTCGTCGCGGGCGACCTTGCCGGGTTGTTCGACGGACCGTCCACGGTCTGGTTCGACCCGTCGCTGCCGATGATCTCGCTCGACCTGTCCCGCGTCACCGAGAACGCCACCCTCGTCTCGGTACTCATGACGTGCGCGTCAGCGTGGATGGAATCCGCTCTCATGGACCCGGCCGGCGGGCAACGCTGGGTCGTGTACGACGAGGCCTGGCGGCTCATGTCCCACCCCGCGCTGCTGCGCCGCATGGATGCCCACTGGCGATTGGCGCGGCACTACGGGATCGCGAACATGCTGATCTTCCACAAGCTCTCCGACCTCGACAACGTCGGCGACTCCGGCTCCGCGATGCGCGCCCTCGCCTCGTCACTGCTCGCCAATGCCGAGACCCGGATCGTCTACCGCCAGGAGTCCGACCAACTCGGCCCCACATCAGCGGCCCTGGGGCTGACCGGCACCGAGCAGTCCCTCATCCCCACCCTCGGCACCGGTCAGGGGCTGTGGCGGATCAAGCACCGGTCGTTCGTTGTCCAACATCAGATGCATCCCGCCGAGCTCGAACTCTTCGACACGACGAGCCGCATGACGGGGTGA
- a CDS encoding bifunctional DNA primase/polymerase codes for MYNANNPIPHWSNATMQRGATEPTLAAAALRYANLGIPVFPCVPGGKQPLTPNGFHDATSSARMVHHWWQRTPEANIGLPTGAVTGVVVVDVDVHAETSGFRAFERARAEGLADGWGWLVRTPSGGVHAYYPSSEVEQRSWQAPRASVDFRGDGGYVIAPPSRITIAGEPTAYAVIATAARRPHLIDSVKLRQFLEPPRRLPPRTDVPTIGARPDKLAAWVASRPEGGRNAGLFWAACRMAEQGRDVQQTAAVLGDAARTAGLDDREVDTTIQSAYRIATRLSVAPTASRPGPTRPAEVLER; via the coding sequence ATGTACAACGCCAACAACCCGATCCCCCACTGGTCCAACGCCACGATGCAGCGGGGCGCGACTGAGCCGACGCTCGCCGCCGCGGCTCTGCGGTACGCGAACCTCGGCATCCCCGTCTTCCCGTGCGTCCCGGGCGGCAAGCAGCCCCTGACCCCCAACGGGTTCCACGACGCCACGTCCTCAGCTCGAATGGTTCACCACTGGTGGCAGCGGACCCCCGAGGCGAACATCGGACTGCCCACCGGGGCCGTGACAGGCGTGGTGGTCGTCGACGTCGACGTCCATGCCGAGACGTCAGGCTTCCGCGCGTTCGAGCGTGCCCGCGCTGAAGGTCTCGCCGACGGGTGGGGATGGCTCGTGCGCACTCCCTCGGGCGGCGTTCACGCCTACTACCCGAGCTCGGAGGTCGAGCAGCGGTCCTGGCAGGCCCCGCGCGCGAGCGTCGACTTCCGTGGGGACGGTGGATATGTCATCGCTCCCCCGTCCCGGATCACCATCGCGGGTGAGCCCACGGCGTACGCCGTCATCGCCACCGCGGCCAGGAGACCGCACTTGATCGACAGCGTGAAACTCCGCCAGTTCCTCGAACCACCGCGCCGGCTTCCGCCCCGTACCGACGTCCCCACCATCGGAGCCCGTCCGGACAAGCTCGCTGCCTGGGTCGCCAGCCGCCCCGAGGGAGGCCGCAACGCCGGCCTCTTCTGGGCAGCCTGCCGGATGGCCGAGCAGGGGCGCGACGTCCAGCAGACCGCCGCAGTCCTCGGCGACGCCGCCCGGACCGCTGGGCTCGACGACCGCGAGGTCGACACCACGATCCAGTCGGCGTACCGCATCGCCACGCGACTGTCGGTCGCCCCTACGGCGAGCCGCCCGGGCCCTACACGACCGGCTGAGGTGCTCGAGCGATGA
- a CDS encoding NlpC/P60 family protein has translation MRPHPAATSQVRSRTSLTTQNAHGETVTLSKQQLQRAAAIVAVGKSQNIPARGQLIALMTAITESTLRVLSNTSAYPASANIPNDGNGGDHDSIGLFQQRPAAGWGTVENLMDPVWSSRAFYGGPNGPNHGSPRGLLDLKDWQTMDLGAAAQAVQVSAYPDRYAVNQPVAAKILSALTGVSLGSGLCGGDENLPANLPAGFAGAFIRAAATKLGTPYVWGGGDFNGPTGGGFDCSGLVLYAAYQASGGRLRLPHYSGAQIHARPRRLLGRQAARRPDLLQLPRSRRAASRRDLRRRGPDPPGTAHWRRRALRDDRGVRRAGHDGPSPGVNFADCGWHDQPVAYEPLTGWVVITETQTVRKVMVAHRFHIDRGCAERELDPAPTKDGAPRTARLSGPLLIGQARRLPSSSSCKQCVGKKRGPGHAERETPFPGLTGPPGTGKRR, from the coding sequence ATGCGGCCACACCCAGCGGCGACGTCTCAGGTCCGATCCCGGACGAGCCTCACCACGCAGAACGCCCACGGCGAGACCGTCACCCTGAGCAAGCAACAACTTCAGCGGGCGGCCGCGATCGTCGCCGTCGGGAAGAGCCAGAATATCCCTGCCCGGGGCCAGCTCATCGCCCTGATGACGGCGATCACCGAATCCACACTCCGAGTCCTGTCCAACACCAGCGCCTACCCGGCATCGGCGAACATCCCCAACGACGGCAACGGCGGTGACCACGACTCAATCGGGCTGTTCCAGCAGCGTCCCGCCGCGGGGTGGGGCACCGTCGAGAACCTGATGGACCCCGTTTGGTCGTCCCGCGCCTTCTACGGCGGCCCCAACGGACCCAACCACGGCTCCCCTCGAGGGCTGCTCGACCTCAAGGACTGGCAGACCATGGACCTCGGCGCAGCAGCGCAAGCGGTCCAGGTGTCCGCCTATCCCGACCGGTACGCCGTCAACCAACCCGTCGCCGCCAAGATCCTCTCCGCCCTCACCGGCGTCAGCCTTGGCTCAGGCCTGTGCGGCGGCGACGAGAACCTGCCCGCCAACCTCCCAGCCGGCTTCGCCGGCGCCTTCATCCGGGCGGCGGCCACCAAGCTCGGCACGCCGTACGTCTGGGGCGGTGGCGACTTCAACGGCCCCACCGGAGGCGGCTTCGACTGCTCCGGTCTCGTTCTGTACGCCGCCTACCAAGCCTCAGGCGGCAGGCTCCGACTCCCCCATTACAGCGGCGCCCAGATCCACGCTCGGCCGCGGCGTCTCCTGGGCCGACAAGCAGCCCGGCGACCTGATCTTCTTCAGCTACCCCGGAGCCGGCGGGCCGCATCACGTCGCGATCTACGTCGGAGGGGACCGGATCCTCCAGGCACCGCACACTGGCGACGTCGTGCGCTACGGGACGATCGGGGAGTTCGGCGGGCAGGTCATGACGGTCCGTCGCCTGGGGTGAACTTCGCCGACTGCGGGTGGCACGATCAGCCTGTGGCCTACGAACCGCTGACGGGATGGGTGGTAATCACCGAGACGCAAACCGTGCGAAAGGTGATGGTGGCGCACCGATTCCATATCGATCGCGGTTGTGCCGAACGAGAACTTGACCCCGCCCCAACGAAGGACGGTGCCCCGCGCACGGCACGCTTGTCTGGCCCCCTCCTCATCGGGCAGGCGCGCAGACTCCCCAGTTCCAGTTCCTGCAAGCAATGCGTCGGCAAGAAGCGGGGCCCCGGCCACGCGGAGCGCGAAACACCGTTCCCCGGACTCACTGGTCCGCCAGGCACTGGAAAGCGCCGCTGA